The proteins below come from a single Benincasa hispida cultivar B227 chromosome 4, ASM972705v1, whole genome shotgun sequence genomic window:
- the LOC120075945 gene encoding uncharacterized protein LOC120075945 isoform X2, with protein MGGSISGFQCEIMKCSFEVSSPQPLIGADTSFSSTFGSSATPPLCELSTSLENEGVQTISHLLHDPSSLSFDMFGSGNFSEMVGSFGFLTEGDHSQIPKIKCPLSYVSNLDEGQTISPKNDAKARLDCVNENRRKLVLGSNSSSPNKIVNKPKEALNVYKLPRRIIFVFKYDESELLTIASQKGYLILVRREKINERMKLLQELVPGCNQITGKTVVLDTIINYVQSLQQQVEFLSMKLANVGPESNLDTEKILLTNNSYISSPNILRTQDEGIDNVLAIDPRLTTSHTTPHVMFHLHGTMPTIPKTTSQQLSSLFKMRR; from the exons ATGGGTGGTTCTATTTCTGGTTTTCAATGTGAAATAATGAAGTGTTCTTTTGAAGTTAGCAGTCCTCAGCCATTGATTGGAGCTGACACTTCCTTTTCATCTACTTTTGGATCTTCTGCAACACCTCCTCTATGTGAATTATCCACctctttggagaatgagggagTGCAAACCATATCCCATCTTCTTCACGATCCTTCTAGTTTGAGCTTTGATATGTTTGGAAGTGGGAACTTCTCAGAAATGGTGGGTTCTTTTGGCTTTCTAACTGAAGGTGACCACAGCCAGATCCCTAAGATTAAGTGTCCACTTAGTTATGTGTCAAATCTGGATGAAGGACAAACGATCTCACCAAAGAACGATGCGAAGGCTCGGCTCGATTGCGTTAATGAGAATCGAAGAAAATTGGTTCTTGGTTCCAATTCTTCCAGCCCAAATAAG ATAGTAAACAAGCCAAAGGAGGCTCTCAATGTGTACAAGCTCCCAAGGAGAATTATATTCGTGTTCAAGTACGACGAGTCCGAGCTACTAACCATAGCCTCGCAGAAAgggtaccttattctt GTCAGGAGGGAAAAGATCAATGAACGAATGAAGTTGTTGCAAGAGCTTGTTCCTGGATGCAATCAG ATTACCGGGAAAACTGTGGTGCTCGACACAATTATTAACTATGTACAATCACTGCAACAACAGGTTGAG TTTCTATCGATGAAACTCGCAAATGTCGGTCCAGAATCAAACTTGGATACAGAGAAGATTCTGCTCACAAAT AACTCATACATTTCATCGCCGAATATTCTTCGTACACAAGATGAAGGCATAGACAACGTTCTTGCAATCGATCCTAGATTAACAACATCTCACACAACTCCTCATGTCATGTTTCATCTTCATGGAACAATGCCAACCATTCCAAAAACTACATCTCAGCAACTTTCAAGCCTTTTCAAG ATGAGACGATAA
- the LOC120076393 gene encoding probable xyloglucan glycosyltransferase 12: MAPWWGRESHKGTPVVVKMENPNWSIVEVESPSDDDFIIGAESPPGRARDKGRGKNAKQLTWVLLLKAHKAAGCLTSIGSALVNIVGAVKRRLASGRTDADADNDNADGGVRENPTVRTRFYLFIKVFLWLSVLLLGFEVAAYYKGWHFKAPHLQLDYLWTTPFGVKDVFDWFYSKWVLIRVTYFAPPLQFLANVCIVLFLIQTLDRLILCLGCFWIRFKKIKPVPKVAVMDLESGESGYFPMVLVQIPMCNEKEVYQQSIAAVCNLDWPKDKLLIQVLDDSDDPVTQLLIKEEVYKWQQLDANIEYRHRVVRAGYKAGNLKSAMNCSYVKDYEFVAIFDADFQPASDFLKRTVPHFKDNEELGLVQARWSFVNKDENLLTRLQNINLAFHFEVEQQVNGVFLNFFGFNGTAGVWRIKALEEAGGWLERTTVEDMDIAVRAHLHGWKFIFLNDVECHCELPESYEAYRKQQHRWHSGPMQLFRLCLPDIVRSKIGISKKFNLIFLFFLLRKLILPFYSFTLFCIILPMTMFVPEAELPAWVVCYIPATMSFLNILPAPKFFPFIVPYLLFENTMSVTKFNAMVSGLFQLGSAYEWVVTKKSGRSSEGDLASMVEKKKLNTEKSVSANNLEEIELIQKQDKKLPRKKHNRIYMKELALAFLLLTASARSLLSAQGIHFYFLLFQGISFLLVGLDLIGEQVV; the protein is encoded by the exons ATGGCTCCTTGGTGGGGAAGAGAAAGCCACAAAGGAACCCCTGTTGTTGTAAAGATGGAAAATCCCAACTGGTCAATAGTCGAAGTTGAAAGTCCTTCCGATGATGACTTCATCATCGGCGCGGAGTCGCCACCGGGTCGAGCTCGAGACAAGGGACGAGGCAAAAATGCCAAACAACTCACTTGGGTTCTTCTTCTTAAAGCCCACAAAGCCGCTGGTTGTTTAACCTCCATTGGCTCTGCATTGGTCAACATCGTCGGCGCCGTTAAACGCCGTCTTGCTTCCGGAAGGACCGACGCCGACGCTGACAATGACAACGCCGACGGCGGCGTGAGGGAGAACCCAACTGTCAGAACCAGGTTCTATTTGTTTATTAAGGTTTTCCTTTGGCTGTCGGTGCTTCTGTTAGGGTTTGAAGTGGCGGCATATTACAAAGGTTGGCATTTTAAGGCACCCCATCTTCAATTGGACTACTTATGGACAACCCCATTTGGGGTTAAGGATGTTTTTGACTGGTTTTATTCGAAATGGGTTTTGATTCGAGTTACATATTTTGCTCCTCCTCTGCAGTTTTTAGCCAATGTTTGTATAGTGTTGTTCCTTATTCAGACTTTGGATAGGCTTATTCTTTGTTTGGGTTGTTTCTGGATCCgattcaagaaaatcaaacCTGTTCCTAAGGTTGCTGTTATGGATCTTGAGTCTGGAGAGAGTGGCTACTTCCCTATGGTTCTTGTTCAAATCCCAATGTGTAATGAGAAAGAG GTTTATCAGCAATCAATTGCTGCTGTCTGCAACTTGGACTGGCCAAAAGACAAGTTATTGATTCAGGTTCTTGATGACTCGGATGATCCAGTCACCCAATTGCTAATCAAAGAGGAGGTATATAAATGGCAGCAACTCGATGCCAACATTGAATACAGACATAGGGTGGTTCGAGCGGGCTATAAGGCAGGCAATCTCAAGTCTGCCATGAATTGCAGCTATGTCAAAGACTATGAATTTGTTGCAATCTTTGATGCTGATTTTCAGCCTGCCTCTGATTTCCTCAAAAGAACAGTTCCTCATTTTAAG GATAATGAGGAACTAGGACTTGTTCAAGCGCGATGGTCTTTCGTGAACAAAGACGAGAACTTGTTGACCAGACTGCAGAACATTAACTTAGCCTTTCATTTTGAAGTAGAGCAACAAGTGAATGGCGTGTTTCTCAATTTCTTTGGATTCAATGGTACTGCTGGTGTCTGGAGGATAAAAGCTCTTGAAGAAGCCGGTGGCTGGTTGGAGAGGACCACTGTTGAGGACATGGACATTGCCGTTCGTGCTCATCTTCATGGTTGGAAATTCATATTCCTCAATGATGTAGAG TGCCACTGTGAATTACCAGAATCGTATGAAGCATATAGAAAACAGCAGCACAGATGGCATTCGGGACCGATGCAACTGTTTCGTCTTTGTTTGCCTGACATAGTTCGATCAAAG ATCGGCATATcaaagaaattcaatttgatcTTCCTGTTCTTTCTCTTACGAAAACTGATATTGCCCTTTTATTCATTTACCCTCTTCTGCATAATTCTCCCAATGACGATGTTCGTTCCTGAAGCCGAGTTACCAGCGTGGGTTGTATGTTACATTCCAGCTACCATGTCTTTTCTCAACATCCTTCCAGCACCAAAATTCTTCCCCTTCATTGTCCCTTACCTCCTCTTTGAAAACACAATGTCAGTAACTAAGTTTAACGCAATGGTCTCTGGACTCTTCCAGCTAGGTAGTGCATATGAGTGGGTCGTTACAAAGAAATCAGGCCGCTCGTCTGAGGGCGATCTTGCCTCAATGGTTGAGAAGAAAAAGCTGAACACTGAAAAGAGTGTCTCAGCAAACAACCTTGAGGAGATTGAGCTAATCCAAAAACAGGACAAGAAGTTGCCAAGGAAGAAGCATAACAGAATATACATGAAGGAACTAGCATTGGCTTTCCTTCTTCTAACAGCCTCTGCTAGAAGTCTCCTCTCAGCTCAAGGGATTCATTTCTACTTCTTGCTGTTTCAGGGAATCTCCTTCCTCCTTGTCGGTCTAGACTTGATTGGCGAGCAAGTTGTTTGA
- the LOC120075945 gene encoding transcription factor bHLH74-like isoform X3, whose product MFGSGNFSEMVGSFGFLTEGDHSQIPKIKCPLSYVSNLDEGQTISPKNDAKARLDCVNENRRKLVLGSNSSSPNKNVEDYFNVEPTNILNKNDKTLKVEHRMSANFNTKSDSKQAKGGSQCVQAPKENYIRVQVRRVRATNHSLAERVRREKINERMKLLQELVPGCNQITGKTVVLDTIINYVQSLQQQVEFLSMKLANVGPESNLDTEKILLTNNSYISSPNILRTQDEGIDNVLAIDPRLTTSHTTPHVMFHLHGTMPTIPKTTSQQLSSLFKMRR is encoded by the exons ATGTTTGGAAGTGGGAACTTCTCAGAAATGGTGGGTTCTTTTGGCTTTCTAACTGAAGGTGACCACAGCCAGATCCCTAAGATTAAGTGTCCACTTAGTTATGTGTCAAATCTGGATGAAGGACAAACGATCTCACCAAAGAACGATGCGAAGGCTCGGCTCGATTGCGTTAATGAGAATCGAAGAAAATTGGTTCTTGGTTCCAATTCTTCCAGCCCAAATAAG AATGTTGAAGATTACTTTAATGTGGAGCCAACTAATATCCTtaataaaaatgacaaaactCTGAAAGTTGAGCATAGAATGAGTGCAAATTTTAACACCAAATCAGATAGTAAACAAGCCAAAGGAGGCTCTCAATGTGTACAAGCTCCCAAGGAGAATTATATTCGTGTTCAAGTACGACGAGTCCGAGCTACTAACCATAGCCTCGCAGAAAgg GTCAGGAGGGAAAAGATCAATGAACGAATGAAGTTGTTGCAAGAGCTTGTTCCTGGATGCAATCAG ATTACCGGGAAAACTGTGGTGCTCGACACAATTATTAACTATGTACAATCACTGCAACAACAGGTTGAG TTTCTATCGATGAAACTCGCAAATGTCGGTCCAGAATCAAACTTGGATACAGAGAAGATTCTGCTCACAAAT AACTCATACATTTCATCGCCGAATATTCTTCGTACACAAGATGAAGGCATAGACAACGTTCTTGCAATCGATCCTAGATTAACAACATCTCACACAACTCCTCATGTCATGTTTCATCTTCATGGAACAATGCCAACCATTCCAAAAACTACATCTCAGCAACTTTCAAGCCTTTTCAAG ATGAGACGATAA
- the LOC120075945 gene encoding transcription factor bHLH74-like isoform X1: protein MGGSISGFQCEIMKCSFEVSSPQPLIGADTSFSSTFGSSATPPLCELSTSLENEGVQTISHLLHDPSSLSFDMFGSGNFSEMVGSFGFLTEGDHSQIPKIKCPLSYVSNLDEGQTISPKNDAKARLDCVNENRRKLVLGSNSSSPNKNVEDYFNVEPTNILNKNDKTLKVEHRMSANFNTKSDSKQAKGGSQCVQAPKENYIRVQVRRVRATNHSLAERVRREKINERMKLLQELVPGCNQITGKTVVLDTIINYVQSLQQQVEFLSMKLANVGPESNLDTEKILLTNNSYISSPNILRTQDEGIDNVLAIDPRLTTSHTTPHVMFHLHGTMPTIPKTTSQQLSSLFKMRR, encoded by the exons ATGGGTGGTTCTATTTCTGGTTTTCAATGTGAAATAATGAAGTGTTCTTTTGAAGTTAGCAGTCCTCAGCCATTGATTGGAGCTGACACTTCCTTTTCATCTACTTTTGGATCTTCTGCAACACCTCCTCTATGTGAATTATCCACctctttggagaatgagggagTGCAAACCATATCCCATCTTCTTCACGATCCTTCTAGTTTGAGCTTTGATATGTTTGGAAGTGGGAACTTCTCAGAAATGGTGGGTTCTTTTGGCTTTCTAACTGAAGGTGACCACAGCCAGATCCCTAAGATTAAGTGTCCACTTAGTTATGTGTCAAATCTGGATGAAGGACAAACGATCTCACCAAAGAACGATGCGAAGGCTCGGCTCGATTGCGTTAATGAGAATCGAAGAAAATTGGTTCTTGGTTCCAATTCTTCCAGCCCAAATAAG AATGTTGAAGATTACTTTAATGTGGAGCCAACTAATATCCTtaataaaaatgacaaaactCTGAAAGTTGAGCATAGAATGAGTGCAAATTTTAACACCAAATCAGATAGTAAACAAGCCAAAGGAGGCTCTCAATGTGTACAAGCTCCCAAGGAGAATTATATTCGTGTTCAAGTACGACGAGTCCGAGCTACTAACCATAGCCTCGCAGAAAgg GTCAGGAGGGAAAAGATCAATGAACGAATGAAGTTGTTGCAAGAGCTTGTTCCTGGATGCAATCAG ATTACCGGGAAAACTGTGGTGCTCGACACAATTATTAACTATGTACAATCACTGCAACAACAGGTTGAG TTTCTATCGATGAAACTCGCAAATGTCGGTCCAGAATCAAACTTGGATACAGAGAAGATTCTGCTCACAAAT AACTCATACATTTCATCGCCGAATATTCTTCGTACACAAGATGAAGGCATAGACAACGTTCTTGCAATCGATCCTAGATTAACAACATCTCACACAACTCCTCATGTCATGTTTCATCTTCATGGAACAATGCCAACCATTCCAAAAACTACATCTCAGCAACTTTCAAGCCTTTTCAAG ATGAGACGATAA
- the LOC120075945 gene encoding transcription factor bHLH74-like isoform X4, producing the protein MGGSISGFQCEIMKCSFEVSSPQPLIGADTSFSSTFGSSATPPLCELSTSLENEGVQTISHLLHDPSSLSFDMFGSGNFSEMVGSFGFLTEGDHSQIPKIKCPLSYVSNLDEGQTISPKNDAKARLDCVNENRRKLVLGSNSSSPNKVRREKINERMKLLQELVPGCNQITGKTVVLDTIINYVQSLQQQVEFLSMKLANVGPESNLDTEKILLTNNSYISSPNILRTQDEGIDNVLAIDPRLTTSHTTPHVMFHLHGTMPTIPKTTSQQLSSLFKMRR; encoded by the exons ATGGGTGGTTCTATTTCTGGTTTTCAATGTGAAATAATGAAGTGTTCTTTTGAAGTTAGCAGTCCTCAGCCATTGATTGGAGCTGACACTTCCTTTTCATCTACTTTTGGATCTTCTGCAACACCTCCTCTATGTGAATTATCCACctctttggagaatgagggagTGCAAACCATATCCCATCTTCTTCACGATCCTTCTAGTTTGAGCTTTGATATGTTTGGAAGTGGGAACTTCTCAGAAATGGTGGGTTCTTTTGGCTTTCTAACTGAAGGTGACCACAGCCAGATCCCTAAGATTAAGTGTCCACTTAGTTATGTGTCAAATCTGGATGAAGGACAAACGATCTCACCAAAGAACGATGCGAAGGCTCGGCTCGATTGCGTTAATGAGAATCGAAGAAAATTGGTTCTTGGTTCCAATTCTTCCAGCCCAAATAAG GTCAGGAGGGAAAAGATCAATGAACGAATGAAGTTGTTGCAAGAGCTTGTTCCTGGATGCAATCAG ATTACCGGGAAAACTGTGGTGCTCGACACAATTATTAACTATGTACAATCACTGCAACAACAGGTTGAG TTTCTATCGATGAAACTCGCAAATGTCGGTCCAGAATCAAACTTGGATACAGAGAAGATTCTGCTCACAAAT AACTCATACATTTCATCGCCGAATATTCTTCGTACACAAGATGAAGGCATAGACAACGTTCTTGCAATCGATCCTAGATTAACAACATCTCACACAACTCCTCATGTCATGTTTCATCTTCATGGAACAATGCCAACCATTCCAAAAACTACATCTCAGCAACTTTCAAGCCTTTTCAAG ATGAGACGATAA